One Natrinema marinum genomic window carries:
- a CDS encoding TRAM domain-containing protein — translation MLDPAILGGGGLVALAFGAVLFRRVRGRSGSASERRSRERHEAAQKRAPPVDIGDTVTVAISEFTDHHSGERRAVGKVEGFVVFIEDVPDDCEVTDPIRISILSFNRGRTSATARFLESA, via the coding sequence ATGCTCGATCCAGCGATACTCGGCGGTGGCGGTCTCGTCGCCCTCGCGTTCGGCGCGGTGCTGTTTAGACGGGTCCGCGGTCGGAGCGGATCTGCCAGCGAGCGGCGGTCTCGAGAGCGCCACGAAGCGGCGCAGAAACGAGCGCCGCCGGTCGACATCGGCGACACCGTGACGGTCGCCATCAGCGAGTTCACCGACCACCACTCCGGCGAGCGCCGGGCGGTCGGCAAGGTCGAGGGGTTCGTCGTCTTCATCGAAGACGTCCCCGACGACTGTGAGGTGACCGACCCGATCCGAATCTCGATCCTCTCGTTCAACCGCGGCCGCACGTCAGCGACGGCGCGCTTTCTCGAGTCCGCGTAG
- the tgtA gene encoding tRNA guanosine(15) transglycosylase TgtA, producing MRECFELRDTDAGGRIGELTVPRAGVTVETPALLPVINPNLDTIGPRRLAEEFGAEILITNSYIIHGDDALRERALEDGLHEMLDFPGAIMTDSGSFQLSEYGEIDVTTEEILAFQREIGSDIATPVDIPTPPDVSRERAETELETTQERLEIADAVDTGEMLVSAPVQGSTYPDLRERAGRHAEGTDLDVFPVGAVVPLMNDYRYDDMIDVVAAAKRGLGADAPVHLFGAGHPMMFALAVAMGCDLFDSAAYALYARDDRYLTVRGTRALEDIDYLPCSCAVCTDHSPDELRALPDDERESELAAHNLHVTFAEIRRIKQAIRAGNLLELVEQRARAHPTMLDGYRTLLDHADQLERADPVSKGSFFYASHESARRPEVLRHHKRLERLSVPDSLLLTVDRSAPDDGYDEVWRVQPPFGPFPRALSKSYPLTAEVPERTDRAALAAAADGIARLAETSPETELTLAHRGWPASVLERVPDGVARIDLAADGT from the coding sequence ATGCGCGAGTGCTTCGAACTCCGGGATACCGATGCCGGCGGCCGCATCGGCGAACTCACCGTCCCGCGTGCCGGCGTTACCGTCGAGACGCCGGCGCTGCTGCCGGTGATCAACCCGAATCTGGACACGATCGGTCCCCGCCGGCTCGCCGAGGAGTTCGGCGCGGAGATCCTCATCACCAACTCCTACATCATCCACGGGGACGACGCTCTCCGCGAGCGCGCCCTCGAGGACGGGCTCCACGAGATGCTCGACTTTCCGGGGGCGATCATGACCGACTCGGGTTCGTTCCAGCTGTCGGAGTACGGCGAGATCGACGTGACCACCGAGGAAATCCTCGCCTTCCAGCGCGAGATCGGCTCCGACATCGCCACTCCCGTCGACATCCCGACGCCGCCGGACGTCTCCCGCGAGCGCGCCGAGACCGAACTCGAGACGACCCAGGAGCGCCTCGAGATCGCCGACGCGGTCGACACGGGCGAGATGCTCGTCAGCGCGCCCGTCCAGGGATCGACCTACCCCGACCTGCGCGAGCGCGCGGGCCGCCACGCCGAGGGGACCGACCTCGACGTCTTCCCGGTCGGCGCGGTCGTCCCGCTGATGAACGACTACCGCTACGACGACATGATCGACGTCGTCGCCGCCGCCAAACGGGGGCTCGGTGCCGACGCACCCGTCCACCTCTTCGGGGCCGGCCACCCCATGATGTTCGCGCTCGCCGTCGCGATGGGCTGTGACCTGTTCGATTCGGCGGCCTACGCGCTCTACGCACGCGACGACCGCTATCTGACCGTGCGTGGCACCCGCGCGCTCGAGGACATCGACTACCTCCCGTGTTCGTGTGCCGTCTGTACCGATCACTCGCCGGACGAACTCCGCGCACTGCCCGACGACGAGCGCGAGTCGGAACTCGCCGCCCACAATCTCCACGTCACCTTCGCCGAGATCCGCCGGATCAAACAGGCGATTCGCGCCGGGAACTTACTCGAACTCGTCGAACAGCGCGCCCGCGCCCATCCGACGATGCTCGACGGCTATCGGACGCTGCTCGACCACGCCGACCAACTCGAGCGCGCAGACCCCGTCTCGAAGGGGTCCTTTTTCTACGCCTCTCACGAGAGTGCGCGCCGCCCCGAGGTCCTGCGCCACCACAAGCGCCTCGAGCGCCTCTCGGTCCCCGACTCGCTGTTGCTCACGGTCGACAGATCCGCGCCCGACGACGGCTACGACGAGGTCTGGCGGGTCCAGCCGCCGTTCGGCCCCTTCCCGCGAGCGCTCTCGAAGAGCTATCCGCTCACCGCCGAAGTCCCCGAGCGAACGGACCGGGCGGCGCTCGCGGCCGCGGCCGACGGCATCGCTCGGCTGGCCGAGACGAGCCCCGAAACCGAGCTCACCCTCGCTCACCGCGGCTGGCCCGCGAGCGTCCTCGAGCGCGTACCCGACGGCGTCGCGCGCATCGACCTCGCCGCGGACGGGACGTAG